Proteins found in one Methylobacterium sp. CB376 genomic segment:
- a CDS encoding 2,4'-dihydroxyacetophenone dioxygenase family protein: MPYQLPFPPEAGEEIVVPRAIPEDERIWVPQAENVWFRPLCLNASQGYWVNLLRVRRAGILSRHRHPAPVHGHVLRGRWHYLEHDWVAETGSYVFEPPGETHTLVVPEDCPEMITLFHITGVMIYVDPWGKQTGYEDVFTKIEMCRRHYGEVGLGADFVDRFVR, translated from the coding sequence ATGCCCTACCAGCTCCCCTTCCCGCCCGAGGCGGGGGAGGAGATCGTGGTGCCGCGGGCGATCCCCGAGGACGAGCGGATCTGGGTGCCGCAGGCCGAGAACGTCTGGTTCCGGCCCCTCTGCCTGAACGCCTCGCAGGGCTACTGGGTCAACCTGCTGCGGGTGCGCCGGGCCGGCATCCTCAGCCGCCACCGCCACCCCGCCCCGGTCCACGGCCACGTGCTCCGCGGCCGCTGGCACTACCTGGAACACGATTGGGTGGCCGAGACCGGCTCCTACGTGTTCGAGCCCCCGGGCGAGACCCACACCCTCGTGGTGCCCGAGGATTGCCCCGAGATGATCACGCTCTTCCACATCACCGGCGTGATGATCTACGTCGATCCCTGGGGCAAGCAGACCGGCTACGAGGACGTCTTCACCAAGATCGAGATGTGCCGCCGGCATTACGGCGAGGTCGGACTCGGCGCCGACTTCGTCGATCGCTTCGTGCGCTGA